Proteins from one Panicum virgatum strain AP13 chromosome 7K, P.virgatum_v5, whole genome shotgun sequence genomic window:
- the LOC120642424 gene encoding uncharacterized protein At4g19900-like, with amino-acid sequence MRTAPLSFPRYNADGDRIEVAPHVHKAEVAYVHMAPATKAQQAASSMVVSPPASSSPGPTMMPPPAAARKPLHLLLLPLSLPALLLLLSLVFLLSHTTFSLLICPLLPRPPSRRNATTTGGSGSSDNLGASMDRTMQAFHASTPPPPPPSRRNATVTTSSSGASLGVSKDHKTVQAFHASVAAAPPPPLPAAPASALNKMSRNSKKVSAKRNKSLLKLLLTITPQTRLFAARADELFAAPCAGRFFMTWLSPLAQFGRRELLVLESLFRWHRGACLLVASDTMDSAGGRGKLRPFLDRGLRVAVTSPDFAYLLSGTPAEAWLGAVRRGGVSPGSVPLGQNLSNLLRLALLYRYGGVYLDADVVVLKPFSGLRNAIGAQAVDEATGDWRRLNNAVMVFDRAHPLLREFIAEFAAAFDGSKWGHNGPYLVSRVAARLRRRGPGLNLTVLPPRAFYPVHWSKIGGLFVAPKDRKGERWVKAKVENIRGESFGIHLWNRESRRLEIEEGSVIGRLISDSCLFCNSSMFVNQE; translated from the coding sequence ATGCGAACGGCACCCCTTTCCTTCCCCCGGTACAATGCTGACGGAGACCGGATCGAGGTGGCTCCTCACGTACACAAAGCCGAGGTCGCGTACGTGCACATGGCGCCAGCGACCAAGGCGCAGCAAGCCGCGAGCTCCATGGTTGTCTCTCCTCCCGCGTCGTCGTCTCCGGGTCCGACgatgatgccgccgccggcggcggctcggaaGCCGCTGCACCTGCTCCTGCTCCCCCTCTCGCTGCCcgccctcctcctgctgctctccctcgtcttcctcctctcgcacacCACCTTCAGCCTCCTCATCTGCCCTCTCCTCCCACGGCCACCCTCGCGGCGCAATGCGACGACCACCGGTGGTAGTGGAAGTAGCGACAACCTTGGTGCCTCCATGGACAGGACCATGCAAGCCTTCCatgcctcgacgccgccgccgccgcccccttcaAGGCGCAATGCCACGGTCACCACCAGTAGCAGTGGTGCCAGCCTTGGTGTCTCCAAGGACCACAAGACCGTGCAAGCTTTCCATGCCTCGGTGGctgcggcgccgccaccgccattgcCGGCTGCTCCTGCTTCAGCTCTTAATAAGATGAGCCGCAACAGCAAGAAGGTGTCCGCGAAGAGAAACAAGAGCCTCCTCAAGCTCCTGCTCACGATCACGCCGCAGACGCGGCTGTTCGCGGCGCGCGCCGACGAGCTCTTCGCGGCGCCGTGCGCGGGCCGCTTCTTCATGACGTGGCTCTCCCCGCTCGCGCAGTTCGGCCGCCGCGAGCTACTCGTCCTGGAGAGCCTCTTCCGGTGGCACCGCGGCGCCTGCCTCCTGGTCGCCTCCGACACCATGGACTCCGCGGGCGGCAGGGGCAAGCTGAGGCCGTTCCTCGACCGCGgcctccgcgtcgccgtcaCCTCGCCGGACTTTGCCTACCTCCTGAGCGGCACCCCCGCAGAGGCGTGGCTGggcgcggtgcggcgcggcggtgtCAGCCCCGGGAGCGTCCCGCTCGGGCAGAACCTCTccaacctcctccgcctcgcgcTGCTCTACAGGTACGGCGGCGTCTACCTCGACGCCGACGTCGTCGTCCTCAAGCCCTTCTCCGGCCTCCGCAACGCCATCGGCGCGCAGGCCGTGGACGAGGCCACCGGCGACTGGAGGCGGCTGAACAACGCCGTGATGGTGTTCGACAGGGCGCACCCGCTGCTGCGCGAGTTCATCGCCGAGTTCGCCGCCGCGTTCGACGGGAGCAAGTGGGGCCACAACGGGCCGTACCTGGTGTCCCGGGTGGCGGCGAGGCTGCGCCGCCGGGGCCCTGGGCTCAACTTGACGGTGCTGCCGCCGCGGGCCTTCTACCCCGTGCACTGGAGCAAGATCGGCGGGCTGTTCGTTGCACCCAAGGACAGGAAAGGCGAGAGGTGGGTGAAGGCCAAGGTGGAGAACATCAGAGGCGAGAGCTTTGGCATTCACCTATGGAACAGGGAGAGCAGGAGGCTGGAAATAGAGGAGGGGAGTGTCATTGGCAGGTTGATTTCAGACAGCTGCCTGTTCTGCAATTCTTCCATGTTTGTAAACCAGGAGTAG
- the LOC120642422 gene encoding probable polyol transporter 4 isoform X2, with protein MADAGAAANGGRNGYAVLDRSEDQEPELDARRRPPVPESERRRRERFVFACAVFASLNAILLGYDVGVMSGCIIYMQKDLHITEFQQEILVGCLSVVSLLGSLSGGRTSDVIGRKWTMGLGAIVFQLGAVIMTFAPSFTVLMIGRLLAGVGIGFGAMVSGVYIAEISPAGARGTLTSLPEICINFGILLGYVSNYAFSGLSEHINWRVMLGVGILPSVFIGFALFVIPESPRWLVMEKRVSEARAVLLQISESEAEVEERLAEIEEAAGLMKSMKSEEKEVWKELLNPSPAVRRMLYAGCGIQLFQQITGIDATVYYSPTIFKDAGIKSDQELLAATVAVGFTKTVFILVAIFLIDKVGRKPLLYVSTIGMTVCLFLLGVALTLQKHAAGIMSPRIGIDLAIFAVCGNVAFFSIGIGPICWVLSSEVFPLRLRAQGSALGQVGGRVSSGLVSMSFLSMARAISVAGTFFVFAAISIVSVLFVYFCVPETKGKTLEQIEMMFESGDEWRGGEIELEDTQHLIPSNKKSLPLG; from the exons ATGGCGgatgccggcgcggcggccaatGGCGGCAGGAACGGGTACGCGGTCCTTGATCGGAGCGAGGATCAGGAGCCGGAGCTGGAcgcgcggaggaggccgccggtgcccgagagcgagaggaggaggagggagcggtTCGTGTTCGCCTGCGCGGTCTTCGCCTCGCTCAACGCCATCCTCCTCGGCTACG ATGTTGGTGTCATGAGTGGCTGCATCATCTACATGCAGAAAGATCTCCACATAACCGAGTTTCAGCAAGAAATACTAGTAGGCTGTCTGAGCGTGGTCTCACTCTTGGGAAGCCTGTCAGGGGGACGAACATCTGATGTAATTGGCAGGAAATGGACAATGGGCCTCGGTGCAATTGTGTTCCAGTTAGGCGCCGTCATCATGACGTTTGCTCCATCATTCACTGTGCTTATGATCGGGAGGCTCCTAGCTGGAGTAGGCATTGGCTTTGGTGCCATGGTATCTGGAGTGTACATTGCTGAAATCTCCCCTGCTGGTGCCCGTGGGACTCTCACGTCCCTCCCTGAGATATGCATCAATTTTGGGATCCTCCTCGGCTATGTTTCCAATTATGCCTTTTCCGGCCTTTCTGAGCACATCAATTGGAGAGTTATGCTTGGTGTCGGTATCCTTCCATCTGTCTTCATTGGCTTTGCACTTTTCGTGATTCCAGAGTCCCCTAGGTGGTTGGTGATGGAGAAGAGAGTTTCAGAAGCCAGGGCAGTGCTGCTACAGATAAGTGAGTCTGAAGCTGAAGTAGAAGAACGGCTGGCTGAGATTGAGGAAGCCGCAGGTCTTATGAAATCAATGAAATCTGAGGAGAAGGAAGTGTGGAAAGAGCTTCTAAACCCTTCTCCTGCTGTTCGTCGGATGCTCTATGCTGGCTGTGGTATTCAATTATTCCAACAGATTACTGGAATTGATGCTACTGTCTATTACAGCCCAACAATTTTCAAGGATGCTGGGATCAAGTCTGATCAGGAGCTTCTTGCTGCGACCGTCGCTGTGGGTTTCACCAAGACAGTGTTCATCTTGGTTGCAATTTTCCTCATTGATAAAGTTGGCCGGAAGCCACTTCTTTATGTCAGCACAATTGGCATGACTGTATGCTTGTTTCTCCTAGGAGTGGCACTTACATTGCAAAAGCATGCTGCGGGGATCATGTCTCCACGTATTGGGATCGATCTAGCAATTTTTGCAGTTTGTGGGAATGTGGCGTTCTTTTCAATCGGCATAGGACCAATATGTTGGGTCTTGTCATCAGAGGTATTTCCATTGAGATTACGAGCTCAAGGATCAGCGCTTGGTCAAGTAGGTGGTAGAGTGAGCAGTGGTTTGGTTTCCATGTCATTCCTTTCTATGGCCCGTGCTATATCAGTGGCAGGAACGTTCTTCGTCTTCGCTGCAATATCAATTGTCTCTGTCCTGTTTGTGTACTTTTGTGTGCCAGAAACAAAAGGGAAAACTCTGGAGCAGATTGAAATGATGTTTGAAAGTGGGGACGAATGGAGAGGAGGTGAAATTGAGCTTGAGGATACACAACATCTAATACCTAGTAACAAGAAGTCTTTACCTCTTGGCTGA
- the LOC120642422 gene encoding probable polyol transporter 4 isoform X1 produces MESVKMRPGTASKREYRRMEVGEEGEELDEAEWLHRAEAQSQRRRQGKRYAFGCALFASLNGILLGYDVGVMSGCIIYMQKDLHITEFQQEILVGCLSVVSLLGSLSGGRTSDVIGRKWTMGLGAIVFQLGAVIMTFAPSFTVLMIGRLLAGVGIGFGAMVSGVYIAEISPAGARGTLTSLPEICINFGILLGYVSNYAFSGLSEHINWRVMLGVGILPSVFIGFALFVIPESPRWLVMEKRVSEARAVLLQISESEAEVEERLAEIEEAAGLMKSMKSEEKEVWKELLNPSPAVRRMLYAGCGIQLFQQITGIDATVYYSPTIFKDAGIKSDQELLAATVAVGFTKTVFILVAIFLIDKVGRKPLLYVSTIGMTVCLFLLGVALTLQKHAAGIMSPRIGIDLAIFAVCGNVAFFSIGIGPICWVLSSEVFPLRLRAQGSALGQVGGRVSSGLVSMSFLSMARAISVAGTFFVFAAISIVSVLFVYFCVPETKGKTLEQIEMMFESGDEWRGGEIELEDTQHLIPSNKKSLPLG; encoded by the exons ATGGAGTCGGTGAAGATGAGGCCGGGCACGGCGTCGAAGCGGGAGTACAGGAGGATGGAGGTcggcgaggagggggaggagctggACGAGGCGGAGTGGCTGCACCGCGCCGAGGCGCAGAGCCAGCGGCGCCGGCAGGGCAAGCGGTACGCCTTCGGCTGCGCGCTCTTCGCTTCGCTCAACGGCATCCTCCTCGGCTACG ATGTTGGTGTCATGAGTGGCTGCATCATCTACATGCAGAAAGATCTCCACATAACCGAGTTTCAGCAAGAAATACTAGTAGGCTGTCTGAGCGTGGTCTCACTCTTGGGAAGCCTGTCAGGGGGACGAACATCTGATGTAATTGGCAGGAAATGGACAATGGGCCTCGGTGCAATTGTGTTCCAGTTAGGCGCCGTCATCATGACGTTTGCTCCATCATTCACTGTGCTTATGATCGGGAGGCTCCTAGCTGGAGTAGGCATTGGCTTTGGTGCCATGGTATCTGGAGTGTACATTGCTGAAATCTCCCCTGCTGGTGCCCGTGGGACTCTCACGTCCCTCCCTGAGATATGCATCAATTTTGGGATCCTCCTCGGCTATGTTTCCAATTATGCCTTTTCCGGCCTTTCTGAGCACATCAATTGGAGAGTTATGCTTGGTGTCGGTATCCTTCCATCTGTCTTCATTGGCTTTGCACTTTTCGTGATTCCAGAGTCCCCTAGGTGGTTGGTGATGGAGAAGAGAGTTTCAGAAGCCAGGGCAGTGCTGCTACAGATAAGTGAGTCTGAAGCTGAAGTAGAAGAACGGCTGGCTGAGATTGAGGAAGCCGCAGGTCTTATGAAATCAATGAAATCTGAGGAGAAGGAAGTGTGGAAAGAGCTTCTAAACCCTTCTCCTGCTGTTCGTCGGATGCTCTATGCTGGCTGTGGTATTCAATTATTCCAACAGATTACTGGAATTGATGCTACTGTCTATTACAGCCCAACAATTTTCAAGGATGCTGGGATCAAGTCTGATCAGGAGCTTCTTGCTGCGACCGTCGCTGTGGGTTTCACCAAGACAGTGTTCATCTTGGTTGCAATTTTCCTCATTGATAAAGTTGGCCGGAAGCCACTTCTTTATGTCAGCACAATTGGCATGACTGTATGCTTGTTTCTCCTAGGAGTGGCACTTACATTGCAAAAGCATGCTGCGGGGATCATGTCTCCACGTATTGGGATCGATCTAGCAATTTTTGCAGTTTGTGGGAATGTGGCGTTCTTTTCAATCGGCATAGGACCAATATGTTGGGTCTTGTCATCAGAGGTATTTCCATTGAGATTACGAGCTCAAGGATCAGCGCTTGGTCAAGTAGGTGGTAGAGTGAGCAGTGGTTTGGTTTCCATGTCATTCCTTTCTATGGCCCGTGCTATATCAGTGGCAGGAACGTTCTTCGTCTTCGCTGCAATATCAATTGTCTCTGTCCTGTTTGTGTACTTTTGTGTGCCAGAAACAAAAGGGAAAACTCTGGAGCAGATTGAAATGATGTTTGAAAGTGGGGACGAATGGAGAGGAGGTGAAATTGAGCTTGAGGATACACAACATCTAATACCTAGTAACAAGAAGTCTTTACCTCTTGGCTGA
- the LOC120642575 gene encoding uncharacterized protein LOC120642575 isoform X4: MRKISILKRKRRWKKKSMSCSSWIIVFIQTYHQGLDTLTPTLTVGDRLKMVGEYEETVGTCYLFSESAEPKPPSDETTPSDVTTEKPASSSKEAPSKEVNHLASVHKILKFRPINAEAPAAQSISG; this comes from the exons ATGAGAAAAATAAGCATattgaagaggaagaggaggtggaagaagaagagtatgtCTTGCTCGAGTTGGATCATTGTCTTTATTCAGACATACCACCAG GGTCTGGATACACTGACTCCCACCCTGACAGTAGGTGATCGTCTGAAGATG GTTGGAGAATACGAAGAAACTGTTGGCACATGCTATTTATTCTCTGAAAGTG CTGAACCAAAACCTCCTAGTGATGAGACTACACCTTCCGATGTAACCACAGAAAaaccagccagcagcagcaaggaAGCTCCGTCGAAGGAGGTGAATCATCTCGCCAGCGTTCACAAGATTCTCAAATTTCGGCCAATCAACGCAGAAGCACCCGCTGCACAGAGCATATCAGGATAA
- the LOC120642575 gene encoding uncharacterized protein LOC120642575 isoform X3, whose amino-acid sequence MRKISILKRKRRWKKKSMSCSSWIIVFIQTYHQGLDTLTPTLTVGDRLKMVGEYEETVGTCYLFSESEAEPKPPSDETTPSDVTTEKPASSSKEAPSKEVNHLASVHKILKFRPINAEAPAAQSISG is encoded by the exons ATGAGAAAAATAAGCATattgaagaggaagaggaggtggaagaagaagagtatgtCTTGCTCGAGTTGGATCATTGTCTTTATTCAGACATACCACCAG GGTCTGGATACACTGACTCCCACCCTGACAGTAGGTGATCGTCTGAAGATG GTTGGAGAATACGAAGAAACTGTTGGCACATGCTATTTATTCTCTGAAAGTG AAGCTGAACCAAAACCTCCTAGTGATGAGACTACACCTTCCGATGTAACCACAGAAAaaccagccagcagcagcaaggaAGCTCCGTCGAAGGAGGTGAATCATCTCGCCAGCGTTCACAAGATTCTCAAATTTCGGCCAATCAACGCAGAAGCACCCGCTGCACAGAGCATATCAGGATAA
- the LOC120642575 gene encoding general transcription factor 3C polypeptide 6-like isoform X2 — protein MSEPHEKNKHIEEEEEVEEEEYVLLELDHCLYSDIPPGAPFVISGLDTLTPTLTVGDRLKMVGEYEETVGTCYLFSESAEPKPPSDETTPSDVTTEKPASSSKEAPSKEVNHLASVHKILKFRPINAEAPAAQSISG, from the exons ATGTCGGAACCACATGAGAAAAATAAGCATattgaagaggaagaggaggtggaagaagaagagtatgtCTTGCTCGAGTTGGATCATTGTCTTTATTCAGACATACCACCAGGTGCTCCGTTTGTAATCTCT GGTCTGGATACACTGACTCCCACCCTGACAGTAGGTGATCGTCTGAAGATG GTTGGAGAATACGAAGAAACTGTTGGCACATGCTATTTATTCTCTGAAAGTG CTGAACCAAAACCTCCTAGTGATGAGACTACACCTTCCGATGTAACCACAGAAAaaccagccagcagcagcaaggaAGCTCCGTCGAAGGAGGTGAATCATCTCGCCAGCGTTCACAAGATTCTCAAATTTCGGCCAATCAACGCAGAAGCACCCGCTGCACAGAGCATATCAGGATAA
- the LOC120642575 gene encoding general transcription factor 3C polypeptide 6-like isoform X5 gives MSEPHEKNKHIEEEEEVEEEEYVLLELDHCLYSDIPPGAPFVISGLDTLTPTLTVGDRLKMVGEYEETVGTCYLFSESEKPASSSKEAPSKEVNHLASVHKILKFRPINAEAPAAQSISG, from the exons ATGTCGGAACCACATGAGAAAAATAAGCATattgaagaggaagaggaggtggaagaagaagagtatgtCTTGCTCGAGTTGGATCATTGTCTTTATTCAGACATACCACCAGGTGCTCCGTTTGTAATCTCT GGTCTGGATACACTGACTCCCACCCTGACAGTAGGTGATCGTCTGAAGATG GTTGGAGAATACGAAGAAACTGTTGGCACATGCTATTTATTCTCTGAAAGTG AAAaaccagccagcagcagcaaggaAGCTCCGTCGAAGGAGGTGAATCATCTCGCCAGCGTTCACAAGATTCTCAAATTTCGGCCAATCAACGCAGAAGCACCCGCTGCACAGAGCATATCAGGATAA
- the LOC120642575 gene encoding general transcription factor 3C polypeptide 6-like isoform X1, whose protein sequence is MSEPHEKNKHIEEEEEVEEEEYVLLELDHCLYSDIPPGAPFVISGLDTLTPTLTVGDRLKMVGEYEETVGTCYLFSESEAEPKPPSDETTPSDVTTEKPASSSKEAPSKEVNHLASVHKILKFRPINAEAPAAQSISG, encoded by the exons ATGTCGGAACCACATGAGAAAAATAAGCATattgaagaggaagaggaggtggaagaagaagagtatgtCTTGCTCGAGTTGGATCATTGTCTTTATTCAGACATACCACCAGGTGCTCCGTTTGTAATCTCT GGTCTGGATACACTGACTCCCACCCTGACAGTAGGTGATCGTCTGAAGATG GTTGGAGAATACGAAGAAACTGTTGGCACATGCTATTTATTCTCTGAAAGTG AAGCTGAACCAAAACCTCCTAGTGATGAGACTACACCTTCCGATGTAACCACAGAAAaaccagccagcagcagcaaggaAGCTCCGTCGAAGGAGGTGAATCATCTCGCCAGCGTTCACAAGATTCTCAAATTTCGGCCAATCAACGCAGAAGCACCCGCTGCACAGAGCATATCAGGATAA
- the LOC120642528 gene encoding expansin-B17 isoform X2 has protein sequence MASPRSLALFLLCILAAPAPPVSAAEAGLDMEWRPATATWYGDAEGDGSDGGACGYGTLVDVVPMKARVGSVSPVLFKDGEGCGACYKVKCLDRGICSRRAVTVIVTDECPGGLCAFGHTHFDLSGAAFSRMAVAGAGGRLRDRGQLNVVYRRTACKYGGKNIAFRVNEGSTSFWLSLLVEFEDGEGDIGSMQIKQANSVEWLDMKHVWGATWCLVRGPLVGPFSVRLTTLSAKKTLTARDVIPRNWAPKATYTSRLNFEPSL, from the exons ATGGCTTCCCCGCGCTCCCTCGCCCTCTTCCTGCTCTGCATTCTggctgcgccggcgccgcccgtaTCA GCCGCGGAGGCGGGCCTGGACATGGAGTGGCGGCCGGCCACCGCGACGTGGTACGGCGACGCCGAGGGCGACGGCAGCGACG GCGGCGCGTGCGGGTACGGGACGCTGGTGGACGTGGTGCCAATGAAGGCGCGGGTGGGGTCGGTGAGCCCCGTGCTGTTCAAGGACGGcgagggctgcggcgcctgctaCAAGGTCAAGTGCCTGGACCGCGGCATCTGCTCGCGCCGGGCCGTGACGGTCATCGTCACGGACGAGTGCCCCGGCGGCCTCTGCGCGTTCGGCCACACGCACTTCGACCTCAGCGGCGCCGCCTTCAGCAGGatggccgtcgccggcgccggcggccgcctgcGCGACAGGGGACAGCTCAACGTCGTCTACAGGAG GACTGCCTGCAAGTACGGCGGGAAGAACATCGCATTCCGTGTGAACGAGGGCTCGACCAGCTTCTGGCTCTCGCTGCTCGTCGAGTTCGAGGACGGCGAAGGCGACATTGGATCCATGCAGATAAAGCAG GCCAACTCGGTGGAGTGGCTGGACATGAAGCACGTGTGGGGGGCCACGTGGTGCCTGGTGCGGGGCCCGCTGGTGGGGCCCTTCTCCGTGAGGCTGACCACGCTGTCCGCCAAGAAGACGCTCACGGCCCGGGACGTCATCCCCAGGAACTGGGCGCCCAAGGCCACCTACACCTCGCGCCTCAACTTCGAGCCGTCCCTCTAG
- the LOC120642528 gene encoding expansin-B17 isoform X1 codes for MASPRSLALFLLCILAAPAPPVSAALLFGGGKSAAEAGLDMEWRPATATWYGDAEGDGSDGGACGYGTLVDVVPMKARVGSVSPVLFKDGEGCGACYKVKCLDRGICSRRAVTVIVTDECPGGLCAFGHTHFDLSGAAFSRMAVAGAGGRLRDRGQLNVVYRRTACKYGGKNIAFRVNEGSTSFWLSLLVEFEDGEGDIGSMQIKQANSVEWLDMKHVWGATWCLVRGPLVGPFSVRLTTLSAKKTLTARDVIPRNWAPKATYTSRLNFEPSL; via the exons ATGGCTTCCCCGCGCTCCCTCGCCCTCTTCCTGCTCTGCATTCTggctgcgccggcgccgcccgtaTCAGCCGCATTGCTCTTCGGCGGCGGGAAGTCGGCCGCGGAGGCGGGCCTGGACATGGAGTGGCGGCCGGCCACCGCGACGTGGTACGGCGACGCCGAGGGCGACGGCAGCGACG GCGGCGCGTGCGGGTACGGGACGCTGGTGGACGTGGTGCCAATGAAGGCGCGGGTGGGGTCGGTGAGCCCCGTGCTGTTCAAGGACGGcgagggctgcggcgcctgctaCAAGGTCAAGTGCCTGGACCGCGGCATCTGCTCGCGCCGGGCCGTGACGGTCATCGTCACGGACGAGTGCCCCGGCGGCCTCTGCGCGTTCGGCCACACGCACTTCGACCTCAGCGGCGCCGCCTTCAGCAGGatggccgtcgccggcgccggcggccgcctgcGCGACAGGGGACAGCTCAACGTCGTCTACAGGAG GACTGCCTGCAAGTACGGCGGGAAGAACATCGCATTCCGTGTGAACGAGGGCTCGACCAGCTTCTGGCTCTCGCTGCTCGTCGAGTTCGAGGACGGCGAAGGCGACATTGGATCCATGCAGATAAAGCAG GCCAACTCGGTGGAGTGGCTGGACATGAAGCACGTGTGGGGGGCCACGTGGTGCCTGGTGCGGGGCCCGCTGGTGGGGCCCTTCTCCGTGAGGCTGACCACGCTGTCCGCCAAGAAGACGCTCACGGCCCGGGACGTCATCCCCAGGAACTGGGCGCCCAAGGCCACCTACACCTCGCGCCTCAACTTCGAGCCGTCCCTCTAG
- the LOC120642503 gene encoding sphingolipid delta(4)-desaturase DES1-like has protein sequence MGAGVEADEGVMATDFFWSYTDEPHASRRREILAKYPQIKELFGPDPWAFLKIAVIVSLQLWTATFLRDASWLKLLTVAYFFGSFLNHNLFLAIHELSHNLAFTTPSLNRWLGIFANLPIGVPMSITFQKYHLEHHRFQGVDGIDMDIPSQAEAHAVKNAISKSVWVVLQLFFYALRPLFLKPKPPGLWEFTNLAIQVALDAGLVYLHGWRSLAYLILSTFVGGGMHPMAGHFISEHYVFSPDQETYSYYGPLNLMTWHVGYHNEHHDFPRIPGTRLHKVKEIAPEYYESLRSYRSWSQVIYMYIMDQTVGPFSRMKRKAPKKDS, from the exons ATGGGCGCGGGGGTGGAGGCGGACGAAGGGGTGATGGCGACGGACTTCTTCTGGTCGTACACGGACGAGCCGCACGCGTCGCGCCGCCGGGAGATCCTGGCCAAGTACCCGCAGATCAAGGAGCTCTTCGGCCCGGATCCGTGGGCCTTCCTCAAG ATTGCTGTGATTGTTTCACTTCAGCTGTGGACTGCTACATTCCTCCGTGATGCCAGCTGGTTGAAGCTCCTGACAGTTGCCTACTTCTTCGGCTCCTTCCTGAACCACAACCTGTTCCTTGCTATCCATGAGCTGAGCCACAACCTCGCCTTCACGACCCCGTCCCTGAATCGCTGGCTAGGCATCTTTGCAAACCTCCCCATCGGTGTCCCCATGTCCATAACCTTCCAAAAGTACCACCTGGAGCACCACCGGTTCCAAGGCGTGGACGGCATCGACATGGACATCCCCAGCCAGGCAGAGGCGCACGCCGTGAAGAACGCCATCAGCAAGTCCGTGTGGGTGGTGCTCCAGCTCTTCTTCTACGCGCTGAGGCCGCTGTTCCTGAAGCCGAAGCCCCCAGGCCTGTGGGAGTTCACCAACCTCGCCATCCAGGTCGCGCTGGACGCCGGCCTGGTCTACCTCCACGGCTGGAGGTCGCTGGCCTACCTGATACTCTCGACGTTCGTCGGCGGCGGGATGCACCCCATGGCGGGCCACTTCATCTCGGAGCACTACGTGTTCAGCCCCGACCAGGAGACCTACTCCTACTACGGCCCCCTGAACCTGATGACCTGGCACGTGGGGTACCACAACGAGCACCACGACTTCCCGAGGATCCCCGGCACGAGGCTGCACAAGGTGAAGGAGATCGCGCCGGAGTACTACGAGAGCCTGAGGTCGTACAGGTCGTGGAGCCAGGTGATCTACATGTACATCATGGACCAGACAGTCGGGCCGTTCAGCCGGATGAAGAGGAAGGCGCCGAAGAAAGACTCGTAG
- the LOC120642494 gene encoding vicilin-like seed storage protein At2g18540, with the protein MAKDQSGSARDGRGDGEEEEEARSGSKSVEAGREGHSKGSRDRSHRGKSKRREEEEGSESSGEDSSERRKRRRKEKERRRRSRSESTGSSSESESESSYSGSSAESEGESELDSEEERRRRRRKRRKEREEEERRRRRKEKERRKRKEKEKERERRRKEKKKKRKEEKKDLVKKGAVTNSWGKYGIIREVDMWSKRPEFTAWLSEVKQVNLEALSNWEEKQMFKEFMEDHNTATFPSKKYYNLDAYHRKAMEKEKRKGLKTSVTERTVFNDEEQRRLELLKERERRKEEEVEALKRSMQAGLAQDMKEQARLREEMNYQYRLGNFQAAAAIQKRLDPDAPLQ; encoded by the exons ATGGCAAAGGACCAGAGCGGCTCGGCTCGTGATGGTCGAGGcgatggggaggaggaggaggaggcgcgcagCGGCAGCAAGTCGGTAGAAGCTGGTAGGGAGGGGCACTCGAAGGGAAGCCGGGACCGGAGCCACCGCGGCAAGTCGAAGCGgcgggaagaggaggagggaagCGAGAGCTCCGGTGAGGACTCTAGCGAGCGGCGGAAGCGgcgaaggaaggagaaggagcggcggcgccggagccgcaGCGAGAGCACGGGCTCGTCGTCGGAGTCCGAGTCCGAGTCGTCGTACTCGGGGTCCAGCGCGGAGTCAGAGGGCGAGTCGGAGTTGGATTCGGAGGAggagaggcggaggcggcgtcggaagaggaggaaggagagggaggaggaggagaggaggcggaggaggaaggagaaggagaggcggaagaggaaggagaaggaaaaagagagggagaggaggaggaaggagaagaagaagaagaggaaggaagaGAAGAAGGATTTGGTGAAGAAGGGCGCCGTGACCAACTCGTGGGGGAAGTATGGTATCATCCGTGAGGTCGATATGTG GAGCAAGCGACCAGAGTTCACTGCATGGTTATCAGAAGTCAAGCAG GTTAATTTGGAAGCACTGTCAAACTGGGAAGAGAAACAAATGTTTAAGGA ATTCATGGAGGATCACAATACAGCCACTTTCCCATCAAAAAA ATATTATAATTTAGATGCTTATCATCGCAAAGCAAtggagaaagagaaaaggaaggGTTTAAAGACCTCAGTGACAGAACGTACAGTATTTAATGATGAGGAGCAACGACG ATTGGAACTATTGAAGGAACGTGAACgacgaaaggaggaagaagtggAAGCTTTAAAACGCTCCATGCAAGCAGGACTG GCTCAAGATATGAAGGAGCAGGCCCGTCTACGTGAGGAAATGAACTATCAATACAGGTTGGGCAATTTTCAG GCTGCAGCTGCAATCCAAAAAAGATTGGATCCTGATGCCCCTTTGCAGTAG